Proteins found in one Anopheles aquasalis chromosome 3, idAnoAquaMG_Q_19, whole genome shotgun sequence genomic segment:
- the LOC126576132 gene encoding ral guanine nucleotide dissociation stimulator-like 1 isoform X3: protein MPTWRLWGEEREENAIYTVYLKKVRYHRPTPSASSQDSDDEISHLEWETVRVRFVKAATLSRLVDALATDDGELESTFVNVFLNTYRTFAQPEKVLDLLLERYEKLHSEPGLVQPESLSDQHKKTLVSVLHVWLDGFPEDWDTDNLQRLLAFTSKRLPKSEIHVKALNRFTNRLDKYSRIPPPLPWSNDYHDFTDQFGGLCLTPAFRGPPSHLLHSYRFPNIPVKHFAEQLTRMDMELFKRLIPHQCLGAIWSNRDKHECGSVLATVTQFNAVSFRVISSILIEPRLKPQERALLISTWIDIAQELRLLKNFSSLKAIISGLQSNAVYRLSKTWAVLPRDKLELYNELARIFSEDNNAWAQREVLMREGTAKFADTVGENDRHLQKVFQKQNTLISHGTIPYLGTFLTDLTMIHAAIPDTLQDGLINFDKRRKEFEVLAQIKLLQGAANTYHLPDDPLFDRWFASLLVLDEREAHTLSCSLEPAPEMAKRPPVPVPQHNMGGSGGGSVLSGGGGGGGGTPGHKKSDSIASNSSSGAGSQFYCDINSTSNASYSSRNNSLDRDATPPNASLLSAASSVSSLSMDSTTSSSQRSNYPSQNGGAGGTVRTPQSSRAHNNSTASGKSGNGSAIHHTETPIINGQLVQNSPLKGSSPDFYIIKVTYETEQVELDGIVLYKSIMLANNERTPQVIRNAMLKLGLEGDPDRYTLAQVLPDKELLLPNNANVYYAVNTAYNLNFILRPKKDAGGAALGAAGSGRP from the exons CCCACCTGGCGGTTATGGGGCGAAGAGCGCGAAGAGAATGCCATCTACACGGTTTATCTTAAGAAGGTTCGCTACCACCGACCAACGCCCAGTGCCAGCAGC CAAGACTCGGACGATGAGATATCGCATCTGGAGTGGGAAACGGTGCGAGTGCGGTTCGTGAAAGCGGCCACCCTGTCCCGCCTCGTCGATGCCCTGgccaccgacgatggcgagcTGGAGAGCACGTTCGTCAACGTGTTCCTGAACACCTACCGCACGTTCGCCCAGCCGGAGAAGGTactcgatctgctgctcgaACGCTACGAGAAGCTACACAGCGAGCCGGGTCTCGTGCAGCCCGAGTCCCTTTCCGATCAGCACAAGAAAACTCTAG TCTCTGTACTGCACGTGTGGCTCGATGGGTTCCCGGAGGACTGGGACACGGACAATCTGCAAAGGCTGCTAGCGTTCACCTCAAAGCGTTTGCCAAAATCGGAAATACACGTTAAAGCTTTAAATAG GTTTACGAATAGGTTAGACAAGTACAGTAGAATACCACCGCCGTTGCCATGGTCGAACGATTATCACGATTTCACCGACCAGTTCGGTGGTCTCTGTCTCACGCCGGCCTTCCGCGGTCCACCGTCCCACCTGCTGCACTCGTACCGCTTTCCCAACATTCCGGTGAAGCACTTTGCCGAGCAGCTGACGCGCATGGACATGGAGCTGTTCAAGCGGCTCATCCCTCACCAGTGCCTCGGTGCGATCTGGTCCAACCGGGACAAGCACGAGTGCGGCTCGGTGCTGGCCACCGTTACCCAGTTCAAtgccgtttcgtttcgcgtcATTTCGAGCATTCTGATTGAACCACGGCTTAAGCCACAGGAACGTGCCCTGCTCATCTCGACGTGGATCGACATTGCGCAGGAGTTGCGGCTACTGAAGAACTTCTCCTCACTCAAGGCCATCATCTCCGGCCTGCAGTCGAATGCGGTCTATCGGCTGTCAAAGACGTGGGCCGTACTGCCACGGGATAAG TTGGAGCTGTACAATGAGCTGGCGAGGATCTTCTCCGAAGACAACAATGCCTGGGCCCAACGGGAGGTGCTGATGCGCGAAGGGACGGCCAAGTTTGCCGACACGGTCGGCGAGAATGATCGCCACCTGCAGAAGGTGTTCCAAAAGCAGAACACACTGATCAGCCACGGTACGATACCGTACCTTGGCACCTTTCTAACCGATCTGACGATGATACACGCGGCCATTCCGGACACGCTGCAAGACGGGCTGATCAATTTCGATAAGCGACGGAAGGAGTTTGAGGTGCTCGCACAGATTAAGCTGCTCCAGGGTGCGGCCAATACGTACCATTTGCCCGATGATCCACTGTTTGATCGTTGGTTCGcttcgttgctggtgctggacgaACGGGAGGCACATACGCTCAGCTGTTCACTTGAACCAGCGCccgaaatggcaaaaaggcCACCGGTCCCAGTGCCACAGCATAACAtgggtggcagcggtggtggatcggtgttgagcggcggcggcggtggtggtggtggaacacCGGGCCACAAGAAAAGTGATTCCATTGCGTCGAACTCGAGCAGTGGCGCCGGTTCTCAGTTCTACTGTGATATCAACAGCACATCAAATGCTAG TTACAGTTCGCGAAATAATTCACTCGATCGTGATGCGACACCACCGAACGCCTCGCTCCTGTCGGCCGCCAGCAGTGTATCGTCGCTATCCATGGACTCGACGACCTCGAGCAGCCAACGGTCGAACTATCCGAGCcagaatggtggtgctggtggtacggTCCGTACACCACAGTCCTCCCGGGCACACAATAACAGTACGGCATCGGGCAAGAGTGGCAATGGGAGCGCGATCCATCACACCGAAACACCGATCATCAATGGGCAGCTGGTACAGAACTCGCCACTCAAGGGTAGTTCACCGGATTTCTATATCATCAAGGTGACGTACGAGACGGAACAGGTCGAGCTGGATGGGATCGTGCTGTACAAGAGCATTATGCTGGCGAACAACGAGCGTACACCGCAGGTCATAAGGAATGCGATGCTCAAGCTGGGGCTCGAAGGGGATCCTGATCGGTACACGCTAGCGCAGGTCCTACCCGATAAGGAGCTACTGTTGCCGAACAATGCGAACGTGTACTATGCCGTCAATACGGCGTACAATTTAAACTTTATCTTGCGGCCCAAGAAggacgctggtggtgcggcGCTTGGTGCTGCCGGCAGTGGTCGACCCTAA
- the LOC126576133 gene encoding uncharacterized protein LOC126576133: MLSLYLLLLVTTAIVADDRFYCHSCVSSSYPNCAWSPHTSTTKDCGAGDRACATVILPDGHTYRGCSQDPECVEAGPAGCLRCDLFSGCNIDRIPTDRLRCNICQTAASASCATLPYARQFEKACVRFLADDRCVTVYDGYNVSSRDCLSALGDQERAKCNGTVECAQCSSWNCNTDRVRSDDRCVQCRSNTTDCSTGTIPATICAKPSAGKCFSRVDPDDGLLVRGCWINLSTVQQAECTMDRKNCSMCLGDGCNKEWLPQNTLSCVQCESSDSLLCAQLQRNDSEVRLCRRHLAGDRCYMQSGNDGILQRGCVSDLPEGRCAPADACVLCTGNNCNRDVFPVNRHSCYQCDGMRERRCETYQEVFNRERALLCRLHQENDGCYTRVFRGAVVRGCLSDLKPDTMCHESKDCWMCYGRNCNYLSETELRSSGSPHPLVLRLAVVSMMIICSFLFA; encoded by the exons ATGCTGTCGCTGTATCTTTTGCTTTTAGTCACTACCGCCATCGTGGCAG ACGATAGATTCTACTGCCACAGCTGTGTATCATCCAGCTACCCAAACTGCGCCTGGAGTCCCCATACGTCCACCACGAAAGATTGTGGCGCCGGGGACCGTGCCTGTGCCACCGTAATCCTTCCCGATGGGCACACGTACCGTGGCTGTTCGCAGGATCCTGAGTGTGTAGAGGCCGGTCCAGCCGGTTGCCTGCGGTGTGATCTCTTTTCCGGATGCAATATTGACCGTATTCCAACCGATCGGTTACGGTGTAACATCTGCCAGACCGCAGCGTCCGCATCCTGTGCCACGCTGCCTTACGCGAGACAATTTGAGAAAGCTTGCGTACGGTTCCTAGCCGATGATCGGTGTGTTACGGTGTATGACGGGTATAACGTGTCCTCCCGGGATTGTCTTTCGGCTCTTGGTGACCAGGAACGAGCAAAATGTAATGGTACGGTCGAGTGTGCGCAGTGTTCTTCGTGGAACTGCAACACCGATCGAGTGCGGAGCGACGATCGATGCGTTCAGTGTAGATCGAATACGACAGACTGCTCAACTGGAACGATACCAGCGACGATCTGTGCAAAGCCATCGGCTGGGAAGTGCTTTTCGCGTGTTGATCCCGATGATGGATTGTTGGTGCGCGGTTGTTGGATAAATTTATCCACCGTGCAGCAAGCGGAATGTACAATGGATCGAAAAAACTGTAGCATGTGTCTGGGCGATGGTTGCAACAAGGAATGGCTTCCACAGAACACACTTAGCTGTGTGCAGTGCGAATCGAGCGATTCCCTTCTCTGCGCCCAGCTGCAGCGTAATGATAGTGAAGTGAGGCTATGTAGACGCCACTTGGCAGGAGATCGATGCTATATGCAAAGCGGTAACGATGGAATCCTCCAGCGTGGCTGTGTGTCCGATCTACCGGAAGGGCGGTGTGCACCGGCGGATGCGTGTGTGCTTTGTACGGGCAATAACTGCAACAGGGACGTTTTCCCAGTGAATCGACATTCCTGCTATCAGTGCGATGGAATGCGGGAGAGAAGATGTGAAACTTACCAGGAGGTGTTCAATCGGGAGCGAGCCTTGCTCTGTAGATTGCATCAGGAGAACGATGGGTGCTACACTCGTGTGTTCCGCGGCGCAG tTGTTCGTGGTTGTCTGTCCGATTTAAAACCGGACACAATGTGTCACGAGTCGAAGGATTGTTGGATGTGTTACGGAAGAAACTGCAACTATCTCTCTGAGACGGAGCTGCGCAGTTCAGGGTCGCCTCATCCCCTGGTGTTACGGCTCGCTGTTGtgtcgatgatgattatttgttcttttctgtttgcttgA